In Panacibacter ginsenosidivorans, the following proteins share a genomic window:
- a CDS encoding peptidylprolyl isomerase, protein MSVIQRIRDKAAWFVFGAIALSLIAFILQDAFTRRGGYFSSSTTLAKINGVTIDRDLYEHKLDFYEQANGTPRAQLMGSVWDYMVEQTLMQQQYDELGLKVNSDELSDVLFGDNPPQWMQQAFTDPKTGVYNPETARQQFAQIKKNADDPRNAQLYEGYLEPTILQTLREKYQSMLTGAVYVPKWMAEKTNADNNSLAKISYVSVPYATISDSTIKVSDDEIAAYIKKHPKQYQQKDETRQIAYVSFDAAPSKADTVEVINQLNQLKGEFASTRDEKSFLARNNSELTYYDSYLNKKEIKQAINDSLFSLSVGSIYGPYADNNNYVLAKLVAERQIPDSVKVRHILVATAQQTQSGQFSRVRDDSTAKKRLDSAIALIKSGSNFDSVCAVYSDDPGSKDKGGVYDYFASGRMMEEFNDFSFNNPVGAKDIVKTAYGYHYIEVLGQKGSETGYKFAYLAKPVVASQETINAASTAATQFAATSRTKDQFDANAKKLNKSTQFATDIKPNDFTIQGIGDNRQMVKWIAENDPGDVSEPFEVSDKYVVAVILGINKPGLQSVTIAKPMVEPIIRNEKKAQQIINTKFKGTTLEQLAQSTGSSIKIADSISYQSFVINGVGNEPKILGAAFNKQLQGKASTPIAGMSAVFVVKGESVYAAPSLGLNAEMLRAQLQNQMKQQMGYRSMTAVKDAADIEDYRSKFY, encoded by the coding sequence ATGTCAGTTATTCAAAGAATACGTGATAAAGCTGCCTGGTTCGTTTTCGGTGCGATTGCGCTGTCACTTATCGCATTTATTTTACAGGATGCCTTTACAAGACGTGGTGGATATTTCTCCAGCAGTACTACGCTTGCAAAAATAAATGGTGTAACCATTGATAGAGATCTGTATGAACATAAGCTTGATTTTTATGAACAGGCAAACGGAACACCACGTGCACAATTGATGGGAAGCGTATGGGATTATATGGTAGAGCAAACATTGATGCAGCAACAATATGATGAATTAGGGCTTAAAGTAAATTCTGACGAATTAAGTGACGTATTGTTTGGTGATAATCCGCCACAATGGATGCAGCAGGCGTTTACAGATCCTAAAACAGGTGTTTATAATCCTGAAACAGCAAGGCAACAGTTTGCACAGATAAAGAAAAATGCAGATGATCCGCGTAATGCACAATTATATGAAGGCTATTTAGAACCAACTATTCTACAAACATTACGCGAAAAATATCAGTCAATGCTTACGGGTGCAGTTTATGTACCAAAATGGATGGCAGAAAAAACAAATGCAGATAATAATTCATTGGCTAAAATATCTTATGTAAGTGTTCCTTATGCAACTATCAGCGACAGTACAATAAAAGTTTCTGATGATGAGATTGCAGCGTACATAAAAAAGCATCCCAAACAATACCAGCAAAAAGATGAAACAAGACAGATTGCTTATGTTTCTTTTGATGCTGCGCCTAGTAAAGCAGATACTGTTGAAGTTATCAACCAGCTCAATCAATTGAAGGGAGAATTTGCTTCTACCAGAGATGAAAAATCTTTTCTTGCAAGAAACAACAGTGAGCTTACTTACTATGATAGTTACCTGAATAAAAAAGAGATCAAGCAGGCTATAAACGATTCTTTATTCTCTTTATCTGTCGGTTCTATTTATGGGCCTTATGCAGATAATAATAATTATGTGCTGGCAAAACTTGTTGCAGAAAGACAAATACCAGATTCAGTAAAAGTGCGTCACATACTTGTTGCTACAGCGCAGCAGACACAGAGCGGCCAGTTTTCAAGAGTAAGAGATGACAGTACCGCAAAGAAAAGATTAGATAGCGCTATTGCATTAATAAAATCAGGAAGCAACTTCGATTCGGTGTGTGCTGTTTATTCTGATGATCCGGGCAGCAAAGATAAAGGGGGAGTATATGATTATTTTGCATCAGGCAGAATGATGGAAGAGTTTAATGATTTCTCATTTAATAATCCTGTTGGCGCAAAAGATATTGTAAAAACCGCATACGGTTATCACTACATAGAAGTGCTTGGTCAAAAGGGTTCTGAAACAGGGTATAAGTTCGCTTATCTTGCAAAACCTGTTGTAGCAAGCCAGGAAACTATAAATGCCGCAAGCACAGCTGCTACACAGTTTGCTGCTACAAGCAGAACAAAAGATCAATTTGATGCAAATGCTAAAAAATTAAATAAATCAACACAGTTTGCAACAGATATAAAGCCAAACGATTTTACAATACAGGGAATAGGTGATAACAGGCAAATGGTGAAATGGATAGCAGAAAACGATCCGGGAGACGTATCAGAACCTTTTGAAGTAAGCGATAAATATGTGGTAGCGGTTATACTTGGCATAAACAAACCGGGTCTGCAAAGCGTAACCATAGCAAAGCCAATGGTAGAGCCGATTATAAGAAACGAGAAAAAAGCACAGCAGATCATTAATACCAAATTCAAAGGCACAACTCTTGAACAATTAGCACAATCAACAGGATCTTCTATAAAGATTGCTGATAGTATTTCTTACCAGTCGTTTGTAATAAACGGCGTTGGTAATGAACCAAAAATTCTTGGTGCTGCGTTCAATAAACAATTACAAGGAAAGGCAAGTACGCCAATTGCAGGCATGTCAGCAGTATTTGTAGTAAAGGGAGAAAGTGTTTATGCGGCTCCTTCGCTGGGATTAAATGCAGAAATGCTGCGCGCTCAATTGCAAAATCAAATGAAACAGCAAATGGGCTATCGTTCTATGACTGCAGTAAAAGATGCAGCAGATATTGAAGATTATCGCTCCAAATTTTATTAA
- a CDS encoding DUF2480 family protein, producing MQETIVNKVAESGIITLNLETYYPHGEIVVYDLKDHLFRGLILKEKDFRAALLATDWNLYYDKNVAVTCTADAVIPVWAYMLVASYLQPVSKEIVFGNSETLITSLLQKNINALDVSSFTDKRVVIKGCGDIKIPESAYLTITAKLRPYAKSIMYGEPCSTVPIFKKK from the coding sequence ATGCAGGAAACAATTGTGAATAAGGTTGCGGAGAGTGGCATTATTACACTTAATCTTGAAACGTATTATCCGCATGGGGAGATCGTCGTCTACGATCTTAAAGATCATTTGTTCAGGGGTCTTATATTGAAAGAAAAAGATTTTCGCGCTGCCTTACTTGCTACAGACTGGAATCTATACTATGATAAAAATGTTGCAGTTACCTGCACAGCCGATGCTGTTATTCCTGTATGGGCGTATATGCTTGTGGCAAGTTATCTGCAGCCCGTTTCAAAAGAAATAGTTTTTGGAAACAGCGAAACGTTGATAACATCTTTATTGCAAAAGAATATCAATGCACTTGATGTTTCTTCTTTCACCGATAAGCGTGTGGTGATAAAAGGTTGTGGCGATATAAAGATTCCCGAAAGCGCATATCTTACCATAACTGCTAAACTAAGACCTTATGCTAAAAGTATTATGTACGGCGAACCCTGCAGTACGGTACCCATTTTTAAAAAGAAATAA